The following proteins are encoded in a genomic region of Fundidesulfovibrio soli:
- a CDS encoding SPASM domain-containing protein, with translation MPTNPETTFLQKVEALFGQSSPGIQANTFGSVLCGKLGLPYSARPWMMQVEVTNRCNINCTFCSRHSTELKLGDMDPALCDKVVELSGTVQEIALFGYGEPIMSRAFHDMLPRLRCGRVGFFTNGLLMDAKMYRRIVSRSARPLAYVVFSVDGATAETYESIRAGSDFGKVWGNLREVVKERDASGSSRPHIHIEFVTMRGNVAELPALVRMADEAGVDAIKASHLVAWDEDMAAQSLLGDPALCAESFAQAAMEARDRRIRLELPKIFGQTPAPAALPPCRYPWQYAMISFEGDVRACCFAPQYVMGNLREQSFDAIWNGGGYRKLRKALHGDKNPLPCLRCEERFRHTASPDENATYLKLVPRQK, from the coding sequence GTGCCCACTAATCCCGAGACGACTTTCCTGCAGAAGGTGGAGGCGCTCTTCGGGCAGTCCTCCCCAGGCATCCAGGCCAACACCTTCGGCTCCGTGCTCTGCGGCAAGCTGGGCCTGCCGTACAGCGCCCGGCCGTGGATGATGCAGGTGGAGGTCACCAACCGCTGCAACATCAACTGCACCTTCTGCTCCCGCCACTCCACCGAGCTCAAGCTGGGGGACATGGACCCCGCCCTGTGCGACAAGGTCGTGGAGCTCTCGGGGACGGTGCAGGAGATAGCGCTGTTCGGCTACGGCGAGCCCATCATGTCCAGGGCCTTCCACGACATGCTGCCCAGGCTCCGCTGCGGGCGGGTGGGCTTCTTCACCAACGGCCTGCTCATGGACGCGAAGATGTACCGCAGGATCGTCTCCCGCTCCGCAAGGCCCCTTGCCTACGTGGTCTTCTCCGTGGACGGGGCCACTGCGGAGACCTACGAGTCCATCCGCGCTGGTTCCGATTTCGGCAAGGTCTGGGGCAACCTGCGCGAAGTGGTCAAGGAGCGCGACGCCTCGGGCTCCTCCCGGCCCCATATCCACATCGAGTTCGTGACCATGCGCGGCAACGTGGCCGAGCTGCCCGCGCTGGTGCGCATGGCGGACGAGGCCGGGGTGGACGCCATCAAGGCCTCCCACCTGGTGGCCTGGGACGAGGACATGGCCGCCCAGAGCCTGCTGGGGGACCCGGCCCTGTGCGCCGAGAGTTTCGCGCAGGCGGCCATGGAGGCCCGGGACCGCCGCATCCGCCTGGAGCTGCCGAAAATTTTCGGACAGACACCCGCCCCGGCGGCCCTGCCTCCCTGCCGCTACCCCTGGCAGTACGCCATGATATCCTTCGAGGGCGACGTCCGGGCCTGCTGCTTCGCCCCGCAGTACGTCATGGGCAACCTGCGCGAACAATCCTTCGACGCCATCTGGAACGGCGGAGGCTACCGCAAGCTGCGCAAGGCCCTGCACGGCGACAAGAATCCCCTGCCGTGCCTGCGTTGCGAGGAGCGCTTCCGCCACACCGCGTCTCCCGACGAGAACGCGACATACCTCAAGCTCGTGCCGAGGCAGAAATGA